GTCGATGCAACGTAGGTCCAGCCCACAAGTGCCACGATGGCTGGGACGGGATAGAGCCACATACTGAACGGGCGAGGGATGTCCTTCCGATACCAACGCATCGCGAACAGCGCGAATATCTGCGGAATGAACTGAAAGATGATCTGCGTAATCATCAATGCCAAGAGAAGCCGTTCGAGGGTCAACCAGCAAAGAGGCACAGCCATCAGGCTGATCGCAATCAGTGAGACTGTCGGAAAGTGCCCCTTCGAATGAACCCGGCCAAAGATCTTGAAAAAGTTTCCTTCTGCGCCTGCGGCATACAGAATCCGCGAGTAGCCAAGCGTCATCGTGAAAATCCCGCCAAGCGTTGCGGCCAGAATCAACACGGTCATCACTGCGGCCGCGCGTGAACCGTAGAGCTTGCCGATAAATTCCGAAACGACGGCGCTGGAGACGGCTGCATCGCGCCACGGGATCGTTCCAATAATTGTCACGCTCATGAAGAGATACAGGACTGCGACAAGCAACACTGACAGGACGATTGCTCGCGGAATGTTCTTCGAGGCGTTCTTTACCTCGGCGCCAAGATAAGTAATGTTGTTGTATCCGCCATAGTTGTACATCGCAATGAGAGTGGCACTCGCGAGGCCATAGAAGAATCGCTTCGAGAGATGAAAAGCGCCGGGAGGGAAATCGAACGCTATGCTGGGATTCATATGAATCACCCCTGCACCAATCACCCAAAACATCGCGGTAAAAACGAT
This genomic window from Acidobacteriota bacterium contains:
- a CDS encoding amino acid permease, translating into MGLLQSTAVNMLEMIGIGPFITIGVILSAMGGPQAILGWLLGAIFSICDGMVYAELGAAMPGAGGAYIYFREAFNPRTWGRLISFLFLWETIFAAPLSISAACVGFAEYSHYFFPGLTHAGVGLLAAFISLLIAFLLYRPIKTVGRLSVIMLGIVFTAMFWVIGAGVIHMNPSIAFDFPPGAFHLSKRFFYGLASATLIAMYNYGGYNNITYLGAEVKNASKNIPRAIVLSVLLVAVLYLFMSVTIIGTIPWRDAAVSSAVVSEFIGKLYGSRAAAVMTVLILAATLGGIFTMTLGYSRILYAAGAEGNFFKIFGRVHSKGHFPTVSLIAISLMAVPLCWLTLERLLLALMITQIIFQFIPQIFALFAMRWYRKDIPRPFSMWLYPVPAIVALVGWTYVASTPDQRQYVGSAAILLLLGLVAYLLRARTIRSWPLEAQVENRSTSAG